The following DNA comes from Cedecea neteri.
GCGAGAGTCTTCGACCATTGCCTGCTCGTCAGCCTGCGGCCACGGTGCGTTATCCACATCACCTTCACCGCCCAGCGACTGCCACATATCGAAACAAACGTGCGGGGTAAATGGATACAGCATGCGCACAACGGCTAGCAGAGCTTCGTTCAGCAGAGCACGATCCTGCTCGCCGTCCTGAGGTGCTTTTGCCAGTTTGTTCATCAGCTCCATAATGGCAGCAATGGCGGTGTTGAAGGTCTGACGGCGGCCGATATCGTCGGTCACTTTAGCAATGGTTTTATGCACATCGCGACGCAGTGCTTTTTGATCTTCGCTCAGGGCAGCAATATCCAGAGCTGGTGCAGCACCACGGTTGGTGTGTTCGTAGACCAGTTTCCAGACGCGTTTCAGGAAGCGGTTGGCCCCTTCAACGCCGGATTCCTGCCACTCAAGCGTCATGTCTGCCGGTGAAGCAAACATCATAAACAGGCGAACGGTATCTGCACCGTAGCGCTCAACCATGACCTGCGGGTCGATGCCGTTGTTTTTCGACTTCGACATTTTGCTCATGCCAGCATAGACCAGTTCACGGCCTTCTGCGTCACGGGCTTTGACAATGCGGCCTTTATCATCGCGCTCAACGATAGCGTCGACTGGAGAAACCCAGTTACGTTCGCCGTTAACGCCGGTGTAGTAGAAGGCATCGGCCAGCACCATGCCCTGGCAAAGCAGCTGTTTGGCTGGTTCGTCGGAAGTCACCATGCCCGCATCGCGCATCAGTTTGTGGAAGAAGCGGAAGTAGAGCAGGTGCATGATGGCGTGTTCAATCCCGCCAATGTAGATATCCACCGGCAGCCAGTAGTTGGCGGCTTTGGAATCCAGCATGCCTTTGTCGTACTGCGGGCAGGTGTAGCGCGCGTAGTACCAGGAGGACTCCATAAAGGTGTCGAAGGTGTCGGTTTCACGCAGCGCAGGCATCCCGTTAACGGTGGTTTTCGCCCACTCAGGATCGGCTTTAATTGGGCTGGTGATGCCGTCCATGACCACGTCTTCCGGCAGAATAACCGGCAGCTGGTCTTCCGGGGTTGGCATCACGGTGCCGTCTTCCAGGGTGACCATTGGGATTGGTGCGCCCCAGTAACGCTGACGGGAAACGCCCCAGTCGCGCAGACGGAAGTTCACTTTACGTTCGCCCACGCCTTTAGCGGCCAGTTTATCGGCAATGGCGTTGAACGCCTGTTGGAAGTCCAGACCGTCGAATTCGCCAGAGTTAAACAGTGCGCCTTTTTCGGTCATTGCGGAGGCGGAAAGGTCCGGCTCGCTGCCGTCGGCATTCAGAATTACTGGTTTAATCTGCAGGCTGTATTTTGTGGCGAATTCCCAGTCACGCTGATCGTGGCCTGGAACGGCCATCACGGCACCGGTGCCGTATTCCATCAGCACGAAGTTGGCCACCCAAACCGGAACGCTTTCGCCGGTCAGCGGATGAATGGCGTTAATGCCGGTGGCGACGCCTTTCTTCTCCATGGTCGCCATGTCGGCTTCGGCCACTTTGGTGTTGCGGCATTCTTCAATGAATTCGGCAAGCGCAGGGTTATTAACTGCGGCCTGCTGCGCCAGAGGGTGACCGGCGGCAACGGCCAGATAAGTCACACCCATAAAGGTATCAGGACGGGTTGTATAAACGGTCAGCTTCTCGGCGCTGTTTTGTACGTCAAAGGTGATTTCCACGCCTTCGGAACGGCCAATCCAGTTGCGCTGCATGGTTTTAACCTGATCCGGCCAGTGATCCAGCGTATCCAGGTCGTTCAGCAGTTCGTCGGCGTAGGCGGTGATTTTAATGAACCACTGCGGGATCTCTTTACGCTCAACTTTGGTGTCGCAGCGCCAGCAGCAGCCGTCAATAACCTGCTCGTTTGCCAGTACGGTCTGATCGTTCGGGCACCAGTTAACCGCGGAGGTTTTTTTGTAAACCAGACCTTTGTTGTACAGCTGAGTGAAGAACTGCTGTTCCCAACGGTAGTATTCCGGCGTACAGGTAGCCAGTTCGCGGCTCCAGTCGTAGCCGAAGCCCAGCGTTTTCAGCTGGTTCTTCATGTAATTGATGTTGTCGTAGGTCCACGGGGCTGGAGCGGTGTTGTTTTTTACCGCGGCGCCTTCAGCCGGCAGGCCGAAAGCATCCCAGCCGATCGGCTGCAGG
Coding sequences within:
- the leuS gene encoding leucine--tRNA ligase; this encodes MQEQYRPEEIESNVQQHWQENRTFEVTEDEGKEKYYCLSMLPYPSGRLHMGHVRNYTIGDVIARYQRMLGKNVLQPIGWDAFGLPAEGAAVKNNTAPAPWTYDNINYMKNQLKTLGFGYDWSRELATCTPEYYRWEQQFFTQLYNKGLVYKKTSAVNWCPNDQTVLANEQVIDGCCWRCDTKVERKEIPQWFIKITAYADELLNDLDTLDHWPDQVKTMQRNWIGRSEGVEITFDVQNSAEKLTVYTTRPDTFMGVTYLAVAAGHPLAQQAAVNNPALAEFIEECRNTKVAEADMATMEKKGVATGINAIHPLTGESVPVWVANFVLMEYGTGAVMAVPGHDQRDWEFATKYSLQIKPVILNADGSEPDLSASAMTEKGALFNSGEFDGLDFQQAFNAIADKLAAKGVGERKVNFRLRDWGVSRQRYWGAPIPMVTLEDGTVMPTPEDQLPVILPEDVVMDGITSPIKADPEWAKTTVNGMPALRETDTFDTFMESSWYYARYTCPQYDKGMLDSKAANYWLPVDIYIGGIEHAIMHLLYFRFFHKLMRDAGMVTSDEPAKQLLCQGMVLADAFYYTGVNGERNWVSPVDAIVERDDKGRIVKARDAEGRELVYAGMSKMSKSKNNGIDPQVMVERYGADTVRLFMMFASPADMTLEWQESGVEGANRFLKRVWKLVYEHTNRGAAPALDIAALSEDQKALRRDVHKTIAKVTDDIGRRQTFNTAIAAIMELMNKLAKAPQDGEQDRALLNEALLAVVRMLYPFTPHVCFDMWQSLGGEGDVDNAPWPQADEQAMVEDSRLVVVQVNGKVRGKVTVPADATEEQVRERAGQEHLVAKYLEGVTVRKVIYVPGKLLNLVVG